The DNA region taatttcccAGGATTAAATCATGATGATCTAATGATGAAGAACACATGAAAATCTTATTTTtcgtacaaatatatataacaataagtAGATTATAGATGTATCATCATGGGTGGTAGATCTTCGTAAAGATTGATGCATGGAAATTGGAAATGTTTATACATTTTACAGTTCTCTCTTTTCTCTAATTTGATCTGATGGATCGAGGTTAAAACTCGGTTGGGTTGAGTTTCATAATTTGATCTGATAGATCGAGATTAAAACTTAGTTGGGTTGAGTTGGGGGGAAAATGGTGAATATAATGTCAACTTCTGGGGCGGTGAATTGGGTTAGGGTTATAGAGGGGGAGATTATTGGGTTGCATGGGGAAAGAGTAGTTATTGAAGGGTAAAGATGGAGGGATAAAATGGTTAAAATTgagtgatgaagaagaagagtcAATTTTTTGGCCGAATGCTTCCAAGGCTTTGACTTGAGACCTGAGAAATTTGAGATAGTTCGCGGCTTCATCGAGCATTGATGCAGTGTCCATTTTACTCCCTCCCGGAACCAGTCGTTGCAAAACCCTAATCCGTTCGCTAATCCTCTCCCGTCGCTGCCGCGCCGCCACCGTTTGCGGATCCGTCGATATCCTCACGTTCTTCCTCTTCGGCTTCTCCACCGCCTCCGCGCCGAAGTTCACCGGACGGAACGCCGCCGCACGGTAAATCATCTCCTTCATCTGCGCTATCGCCTCCGAGTCCGGCTCCTCCACCGAGGACGCCGACGAGCTTGGCTGCTGGAAATTGATGTTGGATGAGCTAGGGCGGGGGTTCTCCTGCCTGGATTTCTTCGATTTCGGTTGAATATTTTCTGGAATGAGATTGAAATTGGATGGATCGGGGTTTTCTCTCTTGCCTAGGAGATTAGAACAGTTGATCGTGTCCGAAATTGTCGCGGTTTTCGCGACGGTCTCCTCAAGGCAAGCGGATTCGCCGGAAGAAACCGCATTGCCGGTATTAAAGTTCCATAAACTCTTGCAGTCCGCCGAGAAAATCATGGAAATCTCGTCGTCCTCCACCGACGTATCGGTGTTGCTGTTCGTCGCAGACAGCAAGCAATCAAACGACTCCAGCTGAGAGCCAGCCGCCGGCGCCGCCTTAGCTTTGAAATTACAAAAATCTCCCATCAAACCGCCACTCCCTTGATTCAAAACATAACCGGACCGGTTCAGCACATCTCGACCGGAAGCACACATTCCAGAACCATCTATGGCGGCGGCGTCGCTCCATCCCTGCCGTGCAGCCATAGAATCCGCCGCCAATCTCGCCGCCGCTTCCTGCCGCTCCGGCAAGTTCCAGCTCGACACCATATGTATCGGATCAAACGGAGCCGGAGCCGGAGCCAATTCCTCCACCTGCGGCTTCGCCTGACCAACAACCATCGCGGTAATTCCGGTAGTCGCCGAATTCGAGCCGCCGACATGAAACGGCTCATCATCCCAGTCGAAAATATCCATGGCGAACAGATCGAGGagatagctagctagctagcttcacAGCAAAGCTTGTCAGGAATAACGTCGAACAGAAGGCGAGCGAGCGATGGAATTATTGCAACCGACTTCCTATAAAAGCGTACAATCTCTAACCACCCTCTGATTCATATAATCTGcgataatatacaaaaatagcAACTCGTGACGTTAGTTTTCGCCAACAAGATTTTGTCCACTTGCACTATAATTGAGATATACAGAAACtccaaattttaaataattgttggcaaatatatatataccatgcaTATACAGTGTATATAGATGGGCTTTTCTGGAACTTTGAGGAAGAGTTTGTTGTAAATGAagatagttgatgatgatgatgctaaGGAGAACAACCAAAACAAATGTAGTATTAGCTACAAGCAATGGAGTACACATTTGTTAGAAATACAGGTTATATAGAAAGAACAGGAACGGGtgtgtttagattttggatttaaattaaaatatgataacgtgggccatatatatatgtttagagagagagagagagagttgaaAGAGTTGACAGGAGGTGTagtgtttttaagaaaaagataAGGCTTTTTGGTCAGCTTGGTGGGGCTGTAAGAGTGTATTTTTGCAGATGGGGAGCATGAGATTTCAGAGATGGTGTGGCATTATATTCTGATAAACTTAATAATgggattatattaatttatttatttatgcaagGAAAATGCAATAGTCAAATACAATATTCTTATATATGTATCGCAGGTGCAGCATACATACACAGTATCAATTGAAGTAAAATTGGACATATCTGGATATTCATAACTAAAATAATATGCATACTCTGATCTTACCCTCCATTCTCATTGTTAGCTGGACATATCTGGTTTTTCAAATTATTAGTACAATTATTCTTATGATGTTTATAACTCATCAGCAATATATGAGCTAGTGTTCACGTACTGAGTTAAAGTTGTAAAATTTAATGGTAAGTTATGTAATCCCTTTAAATGTACTAAAATTAGAAATAGATAGACGAATCAAACCTTTTGGCTTATAGTTTTTTTCATTGTCATTcaatgatatataattatatactagCTCATCCAAATGTAATCCCTTTAAATGTATCAAAATTAGAAATAGATAGATGAATCAAACCTTTTAgcttataattttttcattgtcATTCAATGATATATACTTGCTCATTGGCACCTTGTATAGACCATTAAGTAAAGACCATTTAAATCAAGAttgattttgtttaattaagcACATTCATAGAGAAATTAACACGTGTGCTGATTAGATGACTACTGATCATTACCATTTTTTATAGTCTTCAATTTTTTAGCATTCCCTAGAGAGGCATCATGACTCTATTGGTGTGGCTTGGTCTAAATTTGTTTAacctattttattattttcttcctcaatatgtaaaaaaaatgattttaattgTCTTGTACTcttgtattataatatataattagttgtaacaaaatatatatattattgtatagaAGTTAGAATAggaaatgataaaaatatgaGATGGGGTTGTAgtgtttattaaattaatattaaatgatAGATTGAAAGGTTTAATGAATTGAAGTGGGGAAAAGGTCTGACCTCCTTTTGGGTGGTGTTGCTCATGCTAAGACCATGCGCGCTGTAAAGTTACAGCAAAGTGCAGTCATTTTTAAGCACTTCCACTAATCATAGCTTTAATCATAACATTTTTACGTTATCATTACTTTTTAATTATTCCCTCCTACTTTCCACCACTGTACTTTTTCAAggtaaaacttttttttaatcataaccCAATAAATTTATCATCATCAACTCTTTCCTCCCTTCACATTCTTCTTACAAACTATTAAAATTTGCAAAGCTGAGTGCAAGAGACTGCTATGCAAATTAACATTAACATTAAcatgaaattaaatttacaatactttcttttctttacaTCTTCAATATATAAGAGATTTGAAAGACTGATAAGATtcaaattcaagacaaaagatTAGTTGACATGATTCTAGATTGTTCAATTTGGCCCGCACTAGTCAAAATCACAAAGTCTATATTTgtgtacaaaatattatattattgatatgaTAGTTCAAAATTCTTTTTTCATCTTTACATTACTTACCATTGATTTATAATTCacccaataaaaatattactaataGCTAGTAATGATAAATACTAAGATGTTGATATGTTTCTAAGGTTGGAAAGTGAGTCATTAGATATTGAATtggagagaaaaataaattaattatttaaaatgattATTTGAATTTAAGAAATTGATGTGTTAATTTGTTATTGGttgacacacatatatatacttatgtGTGATATATATTAAGGATATATACCTACTCTTATCTCACTAAATACATACTGGACAATCTCACATGACCAATTAAAATGCTACAAACAttcatattaattaatcataCGTGAACTAGTAGACTTTGTTACAGGCATACATGCAATGAATTGAAGCCATGTTACAAGATAGATCTTGTGAAAATAACATCATCTTTATCTAATTCCTAATTCAccatagatatttttttttggaattataAAGATGGGGACACCCAAACAATGTAAACTAGCCCAGATATACTACCTACAAACAACCTTTCACCAAGGTGGGGTCAAATCAATCTTCCCAAGGCCAAGTGGCACACAGTCAAGAACATACAAACCCCGTTCATGTCGAAGCAGCAAGCTAGCAATAAAGTCCGTAGCCTCATTTTGTTCTCTCAAGTCATGCATGGATCAGATGATTcaccaattatatatatcttaataTCTGGGAtaggttcaaatgagaacaactTCCCCTGTAAAAAGTGAAAACTGACAACAGTTGTCCattacaaaatttcaagtttaatttgtaatatttataaaactggCACATCCTTTTTCCCAACAACCCTCAATGTCCAAATGAATGAATCAGATCAGCCATCACTTTTTTTATCACTCACCTTAATtctcccctatatatatacacacagatCATATGTGTTTAGCTTCTACATATATTTTCCTTAGCTTGATCCAGAATTAAGTGTCACTCACATGCCTCATAATTTACTAAGTGTTTTGGTACAACTGTATATTTTTAGATATGAAACTCcttctgaatatatatataatacaatacaATTAGAATAAGTGGCGATCTGGGATTTGTTTAATACatgaaattaataaataaattactcgGGTATTAGTAAGATGGAAAAGATATGGTGGGAGATCAGATTAATTTGCAGGTGTGTTTCATCATAGGATAAGCATATATATGCAGAAGTAGTGGTAGTAAGTAGTGGGAGCTGAGAGTTCGAAGGCATCATATCGTGAGCTGCGCTGAAAGATGAGATGTTGGCAGGCAAGCAAAGATAGTACTCAGAACTGAGAAGAAGATAGCAGGAGGCACTAACAACTTGCTCCTAGGATTTTGTCTTTTCACAACATCCTATCACTCCCATGCTTCATTCTAATTCtcttttacatttttcattttctggtTTTTCTTTATTGTCGTTTTTATTAAACACCAAACCATCTATCTATCTGGTTTCTCACATGCACCCCATCAATACACAGCTCAGTGAATGGGTTCCCatagcaattatatatattgcttaGCTTCTTTCTTAGTTTCTCA from Ipomoea triloba cultivar NCNSP0323 chromosome 6, ASM357664v1 includes:
- the LOC116021891 gene encoding transcription factor bHLH87, with product MDIFDWDDEPFHVGGSNSATTGITAMVVGQAKPQVEELAPAPAPFDPIHMVSSWNLPERQEAAARLAADSMAARQGWSDAAAIDGSGMCASGRDVLNRSGYVLNQGSGGLMGDFCNFKAKAAPAAGSQLESFDCLLSATNSNTDTSVEDDEISMIFSADCKSLWNFNTGNAVSSGESACLEETVAKTATISDTINCSNLLGKRENPDPSNFNLIPENIQPKSKKSRQENPRPSSSNINFQQPSSSASSVEEPDSEAIAQMKEMIYRAAAFRPVNFGAEAVEKPKRKNVRISTDPQTVAARQRRERISERIRVLQRLVPGGSKMDTASMLDEAANYLKFLRSQVKALEAFGQKIDSSSSSLNFNHFIPPSLPFNNYSFPMQPNNLPLYNPNPIHRPRS